The Oryza glaberrima chromosome 5, OglaRS2, whole genome shotgun sequence DNA segment TAGACCAGTGGTATTAACCACATCAACAAAAGAGGGAAGATCAAAGATGACCAAGCCTAAGAAGAATGCAGCTGGCActtcaaagaaaaagaaggcaACAGATGGCTTGAATGATGGTGCTGCTGCAAAGAAGGAGAAGGCTTGAAGGAATATAGTACTGCTGCTGCAATGATCCATGCTTGTTCAAAGATCATAGGAATACTTTTGCTTGCCAACTCATGTTCATGACAAGAAATAGTGCatgtggatgtggatgtggatgtATATTTTGGACATCAATGTTGCTGCCATGTAAATGTGTCTGTAGTGCCATGACAGCAAACATTCTGGATGTGGATGTGTTATGGTGATGTGCTTTTGGATAAAACATTAAACTGTCATGCAATGAAGTGGTTGGTTCTCAGATCAATTGTGCTTTTCATTTATGACATATATGTGTACTGATGCAATGTTGCTGTCAATTTCAATCTGCAACTGTCATTTTAATCCTGCAAGAAGCAATTTCTTCTCTGAACCTGTATTTGTAAATCCTGAAACTGTCATTTTAAACCTGCCTTTCTAAAGCCTGTCATTCCACACAAATTCCAGCACATCATTCAAACTGAAAATGCTGTAAATTTCAGTACAAATGGCAACATTCATAATTATTCCAGCCCAACCAAAATACATTCATTTCCAAAAGTTGGCACAACCAAAATACATTCAGGATTCTTCATTCTCCATTCAATTCCACCTTCATTTCATCAACACAACAACCAGAACACAGACTAAAATAAGAACTCCAAATAACCCTACAACTAACATGCGCTTCACTGCCAACAGTATTTCTCTAACAATGGGCACTATAGCTATCAAGTTCTTCTCAATTTCATCTTGTCTCCCAAAAGCATCTTGATTTAGATCCAAATGCTGAGCAGTCTTCCCATATGTGCGATCTTCTCCAGCAATGAAGCCATTCCTCTTCAGATAATTGATGTAACCTTCTTCCCAATACCAAAAGTTACACCCAGTTCCATCTTTCTACAGAAATAACAAGCAAACTCAAATCAACACTAATCAGCGAGGTTGCCAGCTAACAAATTCCAACCAAACCAACCAAACTAAAACTCACCTCATGGTCAGGACAAGTGTATCTCACGATGGCATCTGTCTTTGCTGTGCATCTCACGATGGTCTTCACATTGCATGAGAGGCACACGATCAAAGGTACAACTAACCTATTCCGGCGGGTGCTTAACGACGATGAGCTTGCAGACGCCATGGATGCaacctcgccgcctccggccgccgcacaccgccccccgtcgccgccgcacaccTTTCCCTCCTCGTCTCAACAGCCTGGCTAGCCGCTAACCCTAGAATGGGATGGTTGCGaaggatttggggatttttgtaTCCGCCATGGCGCTACTGTTTGCGGAGGGGCTTGTTTGAAAAATTGGTGCTtgcgtggcatgccacgttggCGGTCAGAGCCGGTTAAGTGGGGTTTGGACCTGCTCTGAATCAAACAAGTTGGTGGCTTTAATTGTGCAATTTGCAAGATTATGAATCTAAGTGAAACCTGCGcgcaagtttaaggaccggccatgtattttactctttatATTTCTTTATTATTACATGTCATCTCTATCCATGGCTACAAGCAttatttctctccctctcttcctatAACTAACGACAGTCAAGAGAGAGAGTGACAGAAGAGGTGAAGGATGAGGGgaaagatggaggaggagggccgACAGCGGGCGGTGCGGGCTCGAGCACAGATGGAGGCGAAGAAGTTGCGGGTGGTGGGGACGGTGGCGCGGCAGGCAGCGCTTGCAGAGAAGCTACGGGAGACGGCGCAATGCCAACACTGGGGCGCTCCAGCTCTCTGCCATATCCACCACCACTCCGCCTTTACTCATGTGATCTCCACCACCAGATTCAGAATGCACATCCTCTCTACCGTTACACCCACCTAGTATGCAGTCCAGATGATGGCAGTTAGGGGATGGCATGAGGTGAGAGAAACATCAAATTGGGCGTTTATCTCTCCCGGGGAGCGCACACGCTAATTTTGAATGGCCAGATGGAGTATCTGTTGGAGACTAATTTTCTTCTAACATACGCCATTTTCAGGATGGAGGGTGCGATGGAGTATCTGCTAGGGGATGCTATAACAGGAAACGTGATGGTGATAACAATggttcaaattttataaaatttcagTGGCACATAATAGGTTTCATcaatagtaatggtattttttaaaataagcaAATTTATAATGACACTCATCCAAAATAACCCATAAATATTCATAATGGGTACAAAGGAAATAGATCATCCGACTTTGTGCACTTTACAGTTGTAGCACATATGAGCCGTTGAGTCTCATCCGGGCACCACCGCGTTTTGGTGTCATTTTCAATGCTGCTACGGCTAGTACTACTCCTAGAGCACTAGCAATAAATAACAATAAATGTGAGAGCCACATCAGAATCTTCTTCGTTCGTTCCTCGAACCTCAGATGCATCGCAGCTCGATCAGctcactcctccctcttctACTATAAGATCGACCCTTGCTAGCTCGTCCGTAAGATCACCCATCACTGGccacttcatcttcttgctCGCTCTCGATCGATTGATTGGAAGAGCTTAACTCCTCATGGAAGAGATTAACAGCCTCAAAGCAGAGGAGCAGCAatgccatggcggcggcggcggcggcggccgggtgtCCCAAGCAATCGCGATGCTCGTCGCGACGGCGGTCACGGCGCAGGCGGCGTACCGGGCGCGCCACGCGCCATGGGACCTCGCCTTCGTCCTCTTCGCCTACGCCGGCCTGGGGCTCCTCTTCTTGTGCCTCTCGATGCACGAGCGGCTgccgcagccggccgccgccgacgacgacggtgaggcggtgaggcggcggcggcggtggctcaaGATGGCCGTGTGGGCGCTGTCGACGGCGCTGAGCGCCGCGTTCGCGTGGCGCGTCGCGGCGGtcatgccggcgccggcgatgaagGCCGCCGTCTGGGGGATGACGTCGACGGTGGCGGTCGCCGGTTTCTACCTCCTGTTCGCCTACAGGCCTGCGGCCATCTCCTCCTACTCCGAGCTGGAAACTTGCAAGCACGAGCAGGCGTCGTCCAAGCTCGATCAGATCCTATAACAAAAGATTTGGGGAGAAGAGGAGCTTAATGTTTAATCTTGTATTCGATAGAAATTTAATAGCAATAATAAGTGAATTCCCCATTCACATATACTACAATTTAATATGGCAGAATTTTACAATAAATCTATAATTGGTATCGAAATAATTCGAACAAAATTCATGTAAATTTCATACATTGGTAGTTTCTTGTAAAAGAAAATGCCCATGCTAGATTCACGTCTTTTTATCTACGGATAAAATACATATACTTTACTATGGACAACAGAGAATATATCATAGCAACATATTTTTATCTAGTAACACTTGTTTGCTTATTTAAACATGAGGACATATCTaaaactcgtgaaaatcatatctaaaagttttataaatttatgaaaaaaaaactagagataggtgtagatatgaaatacattctcaccaaatctcaaatTCAAACTTAACTTCATTTAGGAGTAACAAAAAGACAAATTCCAGGTGAATAGTAACATGACACTATTCACTcgaaatttatattttttttcctcttaaaTGAGGTTGAGTTTGAGCTTGAGATTTtgtgagaatgtatttcatacctacacctatctctagtatttacaaaatttttactccctccgtctcctaatataaggtattttgacattttgcttgcactgtttgactattcgtcttatttaaaaaattttaaaattattatttattttatttgtgacttactttattatccaaagtattttaagcacaacttttagtttttttatatttgcacaaattttttgaataagacgagtggtcagaCGTTACAAGAAAATAGTGaatatcccttatattaggggacggaggtagtaggtaTGATTCACGGATTTCTAACACTTAGCTCGTTTTCGCTGAATATGTCCTCTTAAACATATGGCATTTACTTGTTTGATCTAACCTTGTTTAGTATCATTTGTTTGCTTATTTAAATAAATAGTATTTACTTGTTTGAACCAACCTCGTCGTGTTTTGCTGATTGTAGGTAAGAAGCGAATCCGAGGTAGATCTCCTTCTTGTCACCGCTGGAGGGGAGCACCGAATTCGGACGGTCTTTCAAGAAGGTGGCAGCGGGGGATTGCGACGGCAACGGCAGCATGTGGCATGGTGAGGTTGATGGGCGTTGATCGACCAAGCTAAGGTGAGACGATGGTGGGACAATGGCGAGACGGGAGCGCTAGATCCAATGTTCCTTGAGGAAGGCAGCGCTAACAACGCTTATTGAGCCGCTGTCGGAGCTGCCAGCTGTGCTGCCCCGTGGAGTCTTCTCTCCTACCGATGGCTTCGAAGCTACTCCTCTTACTAGATGGTGTTGAGTTACGAGGCGAGAAATCCGTCTTCACCGTGCACAATGCTATAGTTAGGTTGTGCTGGCTTTCTTGTCTGGTTGGTAAGGGTCATGGAAGGTGGCAGCGATGAGCCTCTCCAACAGTACTGGTGGAGGTTGACCTACAGCCGGATTTGGTGGTAGTGGCAGGTGCATCTAGCCTTTGATCCGTTTCTATAGACTCGATCATGAAAGCTGGCCACCACTTGAATACCGACATGGATGATGTCTATGGGCGCACACACTCTCCTAAAGGTGATGTTGTCACGCCGCCTCTCTCATCTGCGTCATGGGTGGACTCTTTAGGGGTGAAAACCTTGTTCTGGATGTCTGGAATAATGATGGTGGTATTCAATATGTCGCCACCTTCTTGAAAGCGTCACATTGGAGGTTCTTTGTTGGAGCAGTGTCTTTATGGTAGTGTGTCTGTTAGACCGGGTTCGATAGTAATGATGGTAGAAAGATTTGGACAAATGACTAATCTACAGCTCGGTAACTCTCCAACGTTTTTTTTCGGCTTTGGTTTGATGTTAGTCAAAGGCAATAAACACCGTTTCACCACCAGGACTATACCACTAGAATGTCTTCTTGCCATCTTCTTGCTTCACCTTGAGGGTTATTAACGTCAACATCATTTCACCACCGGGACTATTCTCACCTACAACTCATTAAGCATATTAGTCCCAAATCAATTATACAGTTGCCTTGATCAATGCCTACTTTGACTTTTGATTTGATGTTCATCAACAGATCGTATCATCTTGATCTTCGGTATTTCATCTTGCGCTCTTCTTATAATGGATGTAGAATACTCATAGCTTTAAATGGCCTCGCACGGTCCA contains these protein-coding regions:
- the LOC127775067 gene encoding uncharacterized protein LOC127775067 yields the protein MASASSSSLSTRRNRLVVPLIVCLSCNVKTIVRCTAKTDAIVRYTCPDHEKDGTGCNFWYWEEGYINYLKRNGFIAGEDRTYGKTAQHLDLNQDAFGRQDEIEKNLIAIVPIVREILLAVKRMLVVGLFGVLILVCVLVVVLMK
- the LOC127774728 gene encoding uncharacterized protein LOC127774728 translates to MEEINSLKAEEQQCHGGGGGGGRVSQAIAMLVATAVTAQAAYRARHAPWDLAFVLFAYAGLGLLFLCLSMHERLPQPAAADDDGEAVRRRRRWLKMAVWALSTALSAAFAWRVAAVMPAPAMKAAVWGMTSTVAVAGFYLLFAYRPAAISSYSELETCKHEQASSKLDQIL